GGTGAAGGACCCGGCCGACGGCTTCACGTACTCCTGGGACTTCACCGTGCGGGCGGACGGCGGCCCGCGGACACCCTGACCCGCGCGTCCTGAACCACGCCTTCTGACCCGCGCACCCGCACCCGCCAACCCGCACCCGCCAACCCACACTCACCCGCGGATTCCCGGGCGATGTGCGCCGTCCCAAGGGCGGCGCACATCCCGCCGGTCAGCCCACGGCCATCCGGGCAGGCTCGTCCTCGGGCTCGGCTGCAGCCGCATCCGTACGAACGTCAGCAGTCGCATCCGTACGAACGTCGGCAGCCGCACCCGTACGAACGTCAGCAGCCGCACCCGTACGAACCACGGTTACCGCCGCCCCCGCCCGAACCTCGGCGGCAGCCCCCGCCCCGGCCCCCGTCCGAACCTTCGCCACAGCCCCCGGCCCCGCATGCATCGGCGCCAGCTCCCCGTTGATCACCAACCGTGCGTCCTGGGCGAGTTGGCGCCGGTCGGTGCCGCGTATTGGCGGGTGGGCGGTGACCCGTACCGTCATGTCCGCCGCGCCCGCCACCCTGCTCAGCGAGGCGGTGAAGTTCTCCACGCCGAGGAAGCCGGCCCAGCGGGTGCGGCGCGGGCCCTGGAAGTAGTCGATGGTCACCGGGCGCACGGGGGCCCCGGCGTCGACGGCGGCCTGGAAGCTGGCGCGGTAGAAGCCGCCGCCCGCGACCGAGCACCAGGTGGTGGCCTGCGGGAAGACGAGGACGGAGCGGCCGGAGGCGAGCAGCCGGGTCATGTCCTCGATCATCAGCGGGAGTTCGCGTACCTTCTCGCGGTGCACGAACCGGGTGCCGAGGCGCCGGGCCAGGCCGCCGATCACCGGCCACCCGCCGACCTGCTGTTTGGCCAGGATGGTCATCGGCTCGACGGCCAGCATCGTGATGACGTCGATCCAGGAGATGTGGTTGGCGACGATCAGCGTGCCGGTGCCGCCCGACTCCTCCTTGGGCACGCTGAGCGGACCGGTGTCGCCGACGATCCGCAGACCGACGCCGTCGAGCACCGCCCGCGCCTTGGCGCGCACCACTTCGGGCTCCGAGAGCCGCTTGCCCGCCGCCACCGCGCCCGCGACCGTGTACGCGAGGGCGGCATAGCGGCGGCCCCGCACGGCGGGGGAGACGGACGCCGTGGAGCGGCCCGCACAGCTCGGGTCGCAGACCGGCTCCAGGGGCCAGGGGTTGAGCGGATTCACTGCACTTCCCCGAGGAAGTAGCGCCGGTAGCGGTCGTTGAGGCGGTCCATGTCGAGCAGGACGAAGAAGTCGGCGACCCCGAACTCCGGGTCGTGCGCGGGCGCACCGCACATCCACGCGCCGATCCGCAGGTAGGCACGGAGCAGCGGGGGCAGTTCGGCGTACGAGGGACGCTCCACCGCGGCCTGGGCCGAGGGCACCCACGGGCGGCGCGGGTGGACCCGCAGCTCGGTGGGGGAGGCGTGCTTGGAGTTGCCGAGCAGCCAGGCGTTGGAGGCGGCGACGCCGCCGTCCGACAGCGGCACCGAGGCGCAGCCCGCGAGATAGCGGTGGCCGGAGAGCAGGACGTAGCGGGCCAGGCCCGACCACATCAGGTTGATCACCGCGCCCGAGCGGTGGTCGGGGTGCACACAGGAGCGGCCCGTCTCGATCATCGAGGGCCGGACCTCGTCGAGCGCCCGCAGGTCGAACTCGCTGTCCGAGTAGGAGTGCTGGAGGCGGCCGGGCGGCAGCAGCCGGTAGGTGCCGACGACCTCGCCGCTGGTCGTGTCGGTGACGATCAGGTGGTCGACGCGGTCGTCGTACTCGTCGATGTCGTGGCCAGCCAGCGGTGTGCTCAGCGCGGCGCCCATCTCCTCGGCGAACACCTGGTAGCGCAGCCGCTGCGCCGCGCGGATCTGCTCCTCGGTGTCCGCGATGGAGGTGACGTAGTTACTGGTGTCGGGCGTCGTGCCCGTGGATGTCAGAAGCATGTCTCGCCGTACTCCCATGGCCGGGCCGGAGACCTCCGTGTATGCGGGGGGCCCACGGCGGTGCGCTCGATACACAGGGGGACGGGCACCGTTCGCTTCGCGCCACGGTCACTGGCACGCCGGGTCGGTGTCTGGCGTATCGAGTCCTACGGGTGTCCTGCCAGGGAGCATCGGTTCGCCGGGTGTGCACGCGATGAATGCCACGAGAAGCCGGGCGGAAGGGCGGACCTCTGAAGTGGCGTCGCCTCGCGGAGTTCGTGATGTGGCCGAAACCGTACGCACGTACCCGCGCGCGGCCCAAGGGGATGCGCCGCCCTCGCGCCGCTTACGCACCGGCTGCGTGCCGCACCGCCGCCCGCAGGTCACAGGCGGTTCGGCGGTGCGGCCCGGGGTGGCGGCGCGACGGTCAGCGGCGGGCGCTCAGCCCGAATCCGTACCGGAACAGCGGGTCGTAGTCCGTGTCGCCGACATTGATGGGTTCCTGCGCCTCGCTGCGCGGCCAGGTGACCGGGAGCTTGCCGGTGAACGGCGTGCGGCCGAAGAGCACATCGGCGACGCCGCCGCCCTCGGCGCCCGGCAGCCACGACATGACGAACGCGTCCGTCTTCGCGAGCTCGTCGGTCACGATCTGCGGCCGCCCCGCCACGTCGAGCACCACACAGGTCTCGATCGCCCCGCACACCCGGTCGATGTTCGCCTTGTCCGCGGCCGAGAGGTTCAGCGTGTGCCCGCCGTTGCCGACATCACCCATGCCCTCCGCGTACGGGGTCTCGCCGACGACCACGACTCCGACATCGTTGCCCTCGGTCGGCGCCGCGGCGTCCTGGCTGTACGTGACCTGCTCGGCGTGCTCCTTGATGCCGCCGAGGATGGTGGTGCCGGGGAAGTGGCCGTTGCCGGACTGCCCCTGCCAGGTGACCGTCCAGCCACCGGCCTGGTTGCCGAGGTCGTCGGCGTTGACGCCCGCCACGTAGATCTTCTGCGACTTCTTCAGCGGCAGCGCGCCACCCGAATTCTTCAGCAGCACCTGCGACTTGGCCACCGCCTCACGGGCCACCGCACGGTGCGCGGGCGAGCCGATGGTGTCCGCGTTCGAGCGGTCGGTGTACGGCTTCTCGAACAGCCCGAGCCGGAACTTCGCCCGCAGGATCCGGCTCACCGCGTCGTCGATACGGGACGTCTCGACCCGCCCCGCCTCGACCTCCTTGATCAGCGTCTCGACGAACTTCGGTGCCGCGTACGGCTCCATGAACATGTCCATCCCGGCGTTGACCGAGGCCCGCACCTGCGCGGCGTAGTCACCGGGCAGCTGGTGGATGGCCTCCCAGTCACTGATCAGAAAGCCGTCGAAGCCGATCTTGCTCTTCAGCACATCGGTGAGCAGCTCCTTGTGCGCGCTCATCTTCACCGGCTTGCCGTCCCCGGCGTCGGTCCACTTCACGCTGGAGTACGAGGGCATGATCGTGCCGACGTGATGCTTTCGCACCGCCGGGACGTACGGCGCCAGGTCGATCCGGTTGAACGACTCGTGGTCGGTGACGGTGACACCCTGGTCGAGCGTGTACGTCCCCGTCGTCGAGGTCCCGTACTCGGTGTCCCCGTCGCCCGCGAAGTGCTTGGCACTGGCCAGCACCCGGTCCGGCCGCGCGAGGTCCTCCGGCCGGGTGCCCTGGAGCCCGTCGATCGCACTCTCCATCCGGGTCACCAGATCCGGGTCCTCCCCGTAACTCTCGTACGAGCGCCCCCAGCGCACGTCCCGCACCACGCACACACAGGGCGCGAACGCCCACTGCGGCCCGGTCGCCCTGGTCTCGGTGGCCGTGATCTCGGCAGCCCTGCGCACCAGTTGGGGATCGCGGGTGGCACCCATGGCCATGTTGTGCGGGAAGACGGTGGCACCGACCAGATTGTTGTGGCCGTGCACCGAGTCCACTCCGTAGAGCAGCGGAATACCGAGCCGGGTGGCCAGCGCCTTCTCCTGGTAGGCGTCCACCATGTCCGCCCACGCCTCGGGGGTGTTGGGCTTCGGCGTCGAGCCACCGCCGGAGAGCAGCGACCCGAGCCCGAGCCGGGTGATCTGGTCCCGGTCGCCGTCCACGGCGGCGCGTTCGGCCTGGGTCATCTGGCCGACCTTCTCCGCGAGCGTCATCCGCCCGAGCAGGTCGGCGACGCGCCGGTCGACGGGCAACTTGGCGTTGCGGTACGGCGCTTGGGCTTGTGGGCGGGGGTCGGTGGCCGTGGTCCGGTCGTCGGAGGAGGCATCCGCTCCGGCGGCGGTCGGCGCGGTGAGGGCCCCGGCCAGCAGGGCGGCGGTGGCGAGCAGTGTGCCGGTGAGCCGGGAACCGGTTCTGCGCCGCTGTCGGGTGCCGGGGGTGCGGGGGGTGTGGGGGTGCATCAAGACGTCCATCCCTGACTTGGGACCGGTCGCCCGGAACGTCAACGTCCCCGCCCCGGGTGGACCGATCGACGACGGCGGCCGCCCGGGCCCTCCGCACCCGCGGACGACGTGAACGGCCGGGCGCCGACATGCCCCTGACGTCTCCACGGCACCCGGCACCGAATTTCCCGGCTCACCGAGAGAGTGTCAAGACTTCAAGCAAGCACCGTCAGATGTCGCGCTCATTCTTCAAGTAGTGAACAAGAGCACCCGGTTCAACCGGTTCACAGCAGGTGGTCGGCCTTGCCTGCCTTGATGTCCGTGATGAGGGTGCGGAGGGCCTCGCGGGTGTCCTTGAGGTGGTTCTCCTCCTGCCCGGCGATGGCGAGGTAGGCGTTGCCTTCGGGGTCGGTGCCTATGCGGAAGCAGTTGGAGCCCTCGGCGCAGAACGGTTCTTCCCAGCGAATGTCGGCCATGTGTTCCCTCTACAGGTCGCGGGCGATGTGGTGAACGAAGTCTCGCGACTGCTCGGGCGGGAGCGCAATCTGTGCCATTCGGTCAAGGTGCGAGCGGTACTTGTCCAGTTGGGCTTGCGCGTCCGAGAACTCCGGGCCGTGCGCCGAGTCGAGCTGCACGGTGTCGAGGTTCGGCACCCCGTCCTCGAAGTAGATCACCGACTGACCGGCGCCCGGGAACACACCGGCCTTGAAGGGAATTGCCCGTAGCTCCACGTTCTCCATCTCCGAGCTTTCGCAGAGCAGTTCCAGCTGGGGCCGCATCACCTTCGCCCCGCCGAACTCCATGCGGAGCGCTGCTTCATGCACATAACCCACGTAGTGGAGTGGGGAGTTGCGGTGCAGCGCCTGCTGACGCTGGAGGCGAAGGGCGACGCGGAGTTCTATTTCGGCGGGCTCCAGTGCCGGCAGGGCTGCCGCGAAGATCGTGCGCGCGTACCTGTCCGTCTGAAGCAGGCCAGGCAGATGGATGGAAACGCCGACTCTCAACTTCCTTGCGTGCCATTCAAGTTCGGCGATGTCGAGCAATCCGACGGGGAGCTGACCCCGGTACCCCTCCCACCAGCCCTTGTCCTGATCGCTCGCCATCGCTGCGAGCGCGTCGATGTACGACCCGTCCTCGCAGGAGTAGTTGCATGCCAGCTTGCGAATGCGCTCGGGTGTGATGGTCCGAGTTCCCGATTCGATGTTCGAGACCTTGGTGCGGTCGACTCCGAGGAGTCCCGCTGCGAACTCGGTCGACGCACCTGCCGCGAGGCGCATTTTTCGTAGCTCGGTTCCGAGTCGCTTCTGGCGCTGTGTGGGCGTTCGCCTCGGTGGCATGCGTCTCCTCCGGTCCGTCTTCGTTGCCAGTGTGCCCGCTGCTCACACCACGCTCCACGAGATCGACAGGGGGCAAATCCGTTGAGTGAGTGGCACATTGTCACTCGCGACTCTACAGTGAGTGATGCATCGGTTACT
This is a stretch of genomic DNA from Streptomyces sp. NA04227. It encodes these proteins:
- a CDS encoding 1-acyl-sn-glycerol-3-phosphate acyltransferase, producing MNPLNPWPLEPVCDPSCAGRSTASVSPAVRGRRYAALAYTVAGAVAAGKRLSEPEVVRAKARAVLDGVGLRIVGDTGPLSVPKEESGGTGTLIVANHISWIDVITMLAVEPMTILAKQQVGGWPVIGGLARRLGTRFVHREKVRELPLMIEDMTRLLASGRSVLVFPQATTWCSVAGGGFYRASFQAAVDAGAPVRPVTIDYFQGPRRTRWAGFLGVENFTASLSRVAGAADMTVRVTAHPPIRGTDRRQLAQDARLVINGELAPMHAGPGAVAKVRTGAGAGAAAEVRAGAAVTVVRTGAAADVRTGAAADVRTDATADVRTDAAAAEPEDEPARMAVG
- a CDS encoding GNAT family N-acetyltransferase encodes the protein MLLTSTGTTPDTSNYVTSIADTEEQIRAAQRLRYQVFAEEMGAALSTPLAGHDIDEYDDRVDHLIVTDTTSGEVVGTYRLLPPGRLQHSYSDSEFDLRALDEVRPSMIETGRSCVHPDHRSGAVINLMWSGLARYVLLSGHRYLAGCASVPLSDGGVAASNAWLLGNSKHASPTELRVHPRRPWVPSAQAAVERPSYAELPPLLRAYLRIGAWMCGAPAHDPEFGVADFFVLLDMDRLNDRYRRYFLGEVQ
- a CDS encoding glycoside hydrolase family 3 protein; translation: MHPHTPRTPGTRQRRRTGSRLTGTLLATAALLAGALTAPTAAGADASSDDRTTATDPRPQAQAPYRNAKLPVDRRVADLLGRMTLAEKVGQMTQAERAAVDGDRDQITRLGLGSLLSGGGSTPKPNTPEAWADMVDAYQEKALATRLGIPLLYGVDSVHGHNNLVGATVFPHNMAMGATRDPQLVRRAAEITATETRATGPQWAFAPCVCVVRDVRWGRSYESYGEDPDLVTRMESAIDGLQGTRPEDLARPDRVLASAKHFAGDGDTEYGTSTTGTYTLDQGVTVTDHESFNRIDLAPYVPAVRKHHVGTIMPSYSSVKWTDAGDGKPVKMSAHKELLTDVLKSKIGFDGFLISDWEAIHQLPGDYAAQVRASVNAGMDMFMEPYAAPKFVETLIKEVEAGRVETSRIDDAVSRILRAKFRLGLFEKPYTDRSNADTIGSPAHRAVAREAVAKSQVLLKNSGGALPLKKSQKIYVAGVNADDLGNQAGGWTVTWQGQSGNGHFPGTTILGGIKEHAEQVTYSQDAAAPTEGNDVGVVVVGETPYAEGMGDVGNGGHTLNLSAADKANIDRVCGAIETCVVLDVAGRPQIVTDELAKTDAFVMSWLPGAEGGGVADVLFGRTPFTGKLPVTWPRSEAQEPINVGDTDYDPLFRYGFGLSARR
- a CDS encoding helix-turn-helix transcriptional regulator gives rise to the protein MPPRRTPTQRQKRLGTELRKMRLAAGASTEFAAGLLGVDRTKVSNIESGTRTITPERIRKLACNYSCEDGSYIDALAAMASDQDKGWWEGYRGQLPVGLLDIAELEWHARKLRVGVSIHLPGLLQTDRYARTIFAAALPALEPAEIELRVALRLQRQQALHRNSPLHYVGYVHEAALRMEFGGAKVMRPQLELLCESSEMENVELRAIPFKAGVFPGAGQSVIYFEDGVPNLDTVQLDSAHGPEFSDAQAQLDKYRSHLDRMAQIALPPEQSRDFVHHIARDL